From the Anopheles coustani chromosome X, idAnoCousDA_361_x.2, whole genome shotgun sequence genome, one window contains:
- the LOC131268751 gene encoding putative cyclin-dependent serine/threonine-protein kinase DDB_G0272797/DDB_G0274007, which produces MTGFKLRHRFGKLLLCGTLYFLLFFFQLIAAACLAGVVLAQDYQEYRQAPLRIGTKAEEPKPTPVPILKQINRHNEDGSYTYGYEGADGSFKIETKLATGEVKGKYGYVDENGKVKVVEYGANKYGFQPSGEGITVPPPTLVDETTGKDDLLDEDNDNVPLAPRQQKHRPASKPRYQEVPAHHQHQQQQHQPHQQPHQQPQQQRPQYYDYEDQQQPQQLPQPKYQPAPQYVQRSHFGGSPAAAGPAPPRAQVPNAVPVDVVYSPKQLPARPEAEYRSVGPQTFPGVAPEPKIRFSQPAFAQAALPPQHAPAKSANHAPQPAFAPAPLPQPRPQPAVYQPRPAQGRSTSVLDQLAKDYALPQGGSAPLHDITFGYY; this is translated from the exons CGCCATAGATTTGGAAAGCTCCTTCTTTGCGGAACCCTTTattttttgctctttttttttcagttgatCGCTGCCGCCTGCCTGGCCGGTGTCGTGCTCGCCCAGGACTACCAGGAATATCGCCAGGCACCGCTCCGAATCGGTACCAAGGCCGAGGAGCCAAAGCCGACGCCAGTGCCGATCCTGAAGCAGATCAACAG GCACAACGAAGACGGGTCGTACACCTATGGCTACGAGGGTGCGGACGGTTCGTTCAAGATCGAAACGAAGCTGGCTACCGGTGAGGTGAAGGGCAAGTATGGCTACGTGGATGAGAATGGAAAGGTGAAGGTCGTCGAGTACGGCGCCAACAAGTACGGCTTCCAGCCATCCGGCGAGGGTATTACCGTGCCGCCACCGACCCTGGTTGACGAAACGACTGGCAAGGATGATCTGCTCGACGAGGACAACGACAACGTGCCGCTGGCACCGCGCCAACAG AAGCACCGCCCTGCCTCTAAACCTCGCTACCAGGAAGTGCCGGCGCACCatcagcaccaacagcagcagcaccagcctCATCAGCAGCCTCACCAGCAGCCTCAGCAGCAGCGTCCTCAGTACTACGACTACGAGGACCAGCAGCAGCCTCAGCAGCTGCCTCAGCCGAAGTACCAGCCGGCACCGCAGTACGTCCAACGCTCCCACTTCGGTGGCTCCCCGGCCGCCGCTGGCCCCGCGCCCCCACGCGCTCAAGTCCCCAACGCCGTCCCCGTCGACGTAGTGTACTCGCCGAAGCAGCTGCCCGCACGCCCCGAAGCCGAGTACCGCAGCGTTGGCCCGCAGACCTTCCCCGGTGTGGCGCCCGAGCCGAAGATCCGCTTCTCGCAGCCCGCTTTCGCGCAGGCCGCCCTTCCCCCGCAGCACGCTCCCGCCAAGTCCGCCAAT CACGCCCCACAGCCCGCCTTCGCACCGGCCCCTCTTCCACAGCCCCGTCCCCAGCCGGCCGTCTACCAGCCCCGTCCGGCCCAGGGACGCAGCACCAGCGTCCTGGACCAGCTGGCTAAGGACTACGCGCTGCCACAGGGTGGTTCCGCGCCGCTGCACGACATCACCTTCGGTTACTACTAA